GTAACGTGCAAAAATgggtaaaaaaaattgatgtCGGAACGGGCCGGGCTGACCAAAACACATTTTACCCAAGTTAgtttatatttgttaaatatgattacaagagTACTATATTggtataaaaaaaacctttctttttaataaagagATCTAAATTGTACGCGTCAAAAGTATACTACGTTCGGTCGACATATTTCCCCTTTTTTTCTTTAGCTCATCTCGAGTAAATTGGTTACAATTGCCACCTTTAGTAATTTCATTTTGTATAAGAAATGCTTCTTCCTTGCTTATGTTATTTACGGTATTCATGTGCCTGTTCAACAGTGAGGTCTTAAGAGAATACGGAGATAAAATGAGGACCTTATCCAAGAAAATCATGGAGATATTGTTAATGTGTTTGGGGGAAAATTTTGAGAGGGAATTTGAACATGAATTTTCCAACTGCGAAGGGTATCTAAGGATAAATAACTACTCATTACCCGAAAAAGGAGTGATGGGAAAAGATGTTGAAGGGCTTGGCATGCACACAGATATGAGCTGTTTGACCATAGTTTATCAAGATGAAGTTGGTGGGCTTCAAGTACGCTCTAAAGACGGGAAATGGTTGGATATAAACCCATGTGAAGAAACATTAGTTGTGAACATTGGAGACTTGTTACATGCTTGGAGCAATGGGATGTTAAGGTCATCTGAGCATAGAGTCATCTTAAAGGAATGcaaaaaccgaaaccggttTTCCCTTGCTTTCTTCTGGTGCTTTGAGGACGATAAGGTAATTTCCGCGCCTAACGAAGTTGTGGGTAATGACTTCAGAGCTTATGAACCATTCTTGTGTAGTGATTATTTGAAGTTTAGAGAAAATAGTGTGAGAGGAAAGTTTGAGAAAGTTGGTTTCACTGTGAAAGATTTTGCTGGCACTGGAACATGATAATTTTTGTGTTTGCTTGGGGTGAATAGGCAAAGCAATTGTTAATGGGCtttggttatttatttattattcctCTTATTCTAATCCTTTGGAATTTGGATAGTTCGATTAGTTTTTTTGTGTATTTGTATAATGTGCAAATTGCTCTTTGGATTTAGTGCCCCGTTTGctttttaattgtttgtgataACATGTGTAGGTTGACCTTAACGTACTCAATAATTATAGATGAAAGCTGTTGGCCGGTGACAACTTTGATTAGTACGTAAATAAAGACTTGTTTATTCAGTTTAGATCTTGAAGGCGTTACTATTAGGAAGATTCTTTACATATGTTGTAACTTGTAATAATGATTCTTTGATTAGGTTGTGTCTAGTATGCTAATGATCCACAAGTAGTGAGACACAAGCTTTACCCACGAGGTGGAGGCTCAATCCTTGCTTTCTACGTAGGACCTTTATGGTAGGCTTGAGTTATCCTGCGCTCATGGGCATATGAGGTCGCTTTTCGCTATTGGGTTACCCATATGGCTGCACTCTATTATTCAGCttgttaaaaaaagaatagaTTATATGGAGTATATAAATGTATGTTGAATGTAGATCACAAGTGAAACAAAGATGCCTAAACCTAAGAGCAATGGGATTTTGAGGTTCTTTTATTCAGACAATCGAATTATTAATACATTGAGGTGATTGTACATTCGTACaacttttgttattaatattttacACATTGTGGATCACTGGGAAATTGTCACTTTTGTGTTCAAGCCAAGACGTCGAGAATGGTTTTCTTGCAGTGATTATAACCAAATTGTCCCCCGTAAGTCCCTATGTTTTACTCCATCAATCGATTTCAACCTGTAACTAGTTCTATATGTACTTCTATAATACGCTTCTTATTTACACAAAGAAGACGACTGTAGTATGTACAGACTTGAATCAAACAACAGAATGCGGATTTTTCAACACAACGTGACCAGATTCATCTTTGTCAAATAAATTTTCAATCAAGTCATCCCAACTTCCTCCTGGTGTGTGTTTACTGGACGATTCTCCACTTGAAACCTCCCCTTCCGAGTCC
The Erigeron canadensis isolate Cc75 chromosome 2, C_canadensis_v1, whole genome shotgun sequence DNA segment above includes these coding regions:
- the LOC122587389 gene encoding gibberellin 20-oxidase-like protein isoform X2 translates to MHEDLYDCQLKRNDTENPMKKRIFPSTANLEVLREYGDKMRTLSKKIMEILLMCLGENFEREFEHEFSNCEGYLRINNYSLPEKGVMGKDVEGLGMHTDMSCLTIVYQDEVGGLQVRSKDGKWLDINPCEETLVVNIGDLLHAWSNGMLRSSEHRVILKECKNRNRFSLAFFWCFEDDKVISAPNEVVGNDFRAYEPFLCSDYLKFRENSVRGKFEKVGFTVKDFAGTGT
- the LOC122587389 gene encoding gibberellin 20-oxidase-like protein isoform X1; amino-acid sequence: MPSQTSIQLPVFDISKSISPSSLFSLSLACKEWGFFHIINHGISKELYSQIRYLSNQLFSLPYEHKLKAGPTSNVKTYTPNFIASPFFESLRVSGPNFCASAQSSAEALSGQPNTEFSEVLREYGDKMRTLSKKIMEILLMCLGENFEREFEHEFSNCEGYLRINNYSLPEKGVMGKDVEGLGMHTDMSCLTIVYQDEVGGLQVRSKDGKWLDINPCEETLVVNIGDLLHAWSNGMLRSSEHRVILKECKNRNRFSLAFFWCFEDDKVISAPNEVVGNDFRAYEPFLCSDYLKFRENSVRGKFEKVGFTVKDFAGTGT